The genomic DNA TATGCATTGAACATGCTCTTCGTATTGGAACTTCGTCGTCATTCTTGAGGATGAGGGCACTCCTCCTGCAGTCAAATGATCTGACAACATGTCGAGAGAATTCGATTGGGCATTTTGAGATTGCAAGTGAAAGCAGCCCTCCAAAGTCAATGTCATTGACGGCCTCTTTTTGTTCGTCTGACAGTTGTTGAACGAGATTGTAAAGGTCACTTGATGAAGTCCTTGTCATGAAAAGGTTTTGACTAAATTTTTGCCTTTTGAGGGGAGATTAACAATCTCTAGATTCAGCGGTAGTTGTGGCAAGTAGAACAAGATTCATGTCTTTCGGTGGCCTTTGAGATCCACTACACTACaagaaaataaacataaaattgttGAGAAGAAAATTCaagtttttaaaacaaaaaaaagttaaaattacaCGACTTTGTAAAAAAACGCTTCATAGGTActgaatattaaatttttgaaaaaaactaagttttttTAACTGAAGAAGACGCTaaacatgaattttttttataaaaaaatctaagttATTCTAACTGAAAAAGGCATTGAACATTGAGTTCTTAGACGctgaacttgaaaaaaaaaattgaaaaaaatggtttttttaactgaaaaaatcgccgaagaaaaaaaactatgtttttttaactgaaaaatgcgctcaaaatgaaaaaaatacaaaacatgGTTTTACAAGGTCATGTTTTTACACGAACATGGTCTTCAAATACatattaatctaaatattatCAACATCAGCAGCATCTACTATCATCTAACAACTAAACctacaacaaaaataataaaaacctaGAAATTACCTTTCTGTGTTTGACGTTTGAAAGCGATTTCAAAAAGTTTGATTTGTTCTTGAAAAGTTAAAGAACATAACAACAAGATAAAGAtgataaaatgagaaaaaatgaacaaaaataagATTTCGAGTCTAACAAAAACTAAAGTTTCGAGTATAAACATAAAATAGGGTTTCTAATGTTTGTTGCGCCTACTTACCATTTCAAATGTAGAAGGAAATCGCCGCCGAAGAAGAAAGTTGTCAATCACTCTTCTATTTTTTTGATTGACGAcgagaagattttttttttctctcttacccCGTATCATTTCTCAtctatgaaataataaaatttaagttgtatgaatttttttttcttgaaaagaaATAAACTGAACAAACTAAACAATGGGATAATAGCAAAAAGAAACCGACAGAAATATCTGTCGATTCTCGTCCGTCCGTAGCACAATTCGGCAAGAAGAATGAACCAATCTCACATGATCAGATGCCTCTTGGCTCTCATCACTCCATAGCCATAGAGGAGAGATTACAATCAGATTCTATACGACACGAATACAGAATTCAAACCCGGTCGATTTTTGCACTTTCCTTATCCAGAGAGGTGAAGGACCAATCAGATGCTCAGAATTATTCCCATGGCGTCCTTCGTTCGTCCTTCCCTATCTACATCCaccctttcttcttcttcctccgcCGTCCCTCGTCTCGCCTCTCACAACGACTCCCGGAGGAAGATCACCTTTTTCCATCTTGCCACTGGTAAGTAAGCCCTGTTATCATTTcatattaattgattattttccAGACCTATTACAACGCAATCTTCCTTTACGCCTTCATATCATATCAATGTCTTTTAATTGTTTGCAAATCTGTATTCCTAAGCATATGAGAATCATTGCCATGACTAGGTTTTGGTAGATTAATTAAGTTAACAAAACTGTAGCATTGTGAATCAAAGAAGCAAAAAACTTATACTGATTATTCATCCAGTGAGTCCACAAACACAGTTATCAACCCTAAAATCTTCTAAGTTTTCGAGAGGAGTGGAAGTGACAATTGCAGCTCGAGCTACTGGAAATGTTGCTCAAGAGACCGAAGAAGATACATTGGATTGGATACAACAAGACAAGAGGAGAATGCTTCATGTCGTTTATCGTGTTGGAGACATGGACAGGACAATAAAGTATGCAGCTTTCTTTAGTACACACTGTTTCCTATTCCATGGACTTGTTGAATTTAATCTTGAGGAAACTGACTGCAGATTCTATACTGAGTGTTTGGGGATGAAGCTGTTGAGAAAGCGTGATATACCTGAGGAGAGATACACAAATGCTTTTCTAGGATATGGTCCTGAAGATTCTCACTTTGTCATAGAACTCACTTACAGTAAGCCAGCTAAACACTTTTTAATAGATAATAGTTTGCCAACCTCTACCCCAAACTGATTCGATGTTTCCATTTTGATGTCACCACCAGATTATGGAGTTGACAAGTATGATATTGGAGCTGGTTTTGGACATTTTGGTATTGCAGTTGAAGATGTAAGTTTCTTATTCTGTGAGACTCTCACACTGTAAAAAGTGGTTTTGATTTAAAAAGTGATTGAGCTTAATTAAGACCATCTTTTGGATTCATAATCATCTATACTTAATCATTCCATGGAACCTTGCTCTAGACTTGGTAGTAAATAATGCTGAATGATTATTGATTTTGGAATAAATGCCATTAATACTTGATTTCCTAGGTTACAAAAACAGTAGACCTCATAAAGGCAAAAGGTGGAAAAGTTACCAGGGAACCTGGTCCTGTCAAAGGTGGCAAAACTGTAATTGCATTCATTGAGGATCCTGATGGCTATAAATTTGAACTTCTCGAAAGGGGACCAACCCCGGAACCCTTATGCCAAGTAATGCTTCGCGTTGGTGATCTTCAACGGTCTATAGAGTTTTACAAGAAGGTGATGCCTTGAATTTAAGTAAATGAACAATAACCACTTCCTTcccaaacaaaaatgaaattttacaagtatttttttaatttttttgtaggCACTTGGTATGGAGCTTCTCAGGTTACGGGATAATCCAGAATACAAGGTAATCAATTGTTCATACATCTTGGtatgaataaattgttgatttaAGAAAGTGAAATTAAGATCTTTTTTACCATGTGTTATTTATACTATAGCGATGTTAGGATATGGTCCAGAAGATAAAAGTGCTGTTATGGAGTTGACATATAATTATGGAGTGACTGAATATGATAAAGGAAATGCTTATGCACAGGTAAAAGAGATTCTTGTTAGCCTTCTTCCTTTTAGGCACAATGATTAACGATGCTTTGACATATTTCCAGATAGCAATAGGCACAGACGATGTTTATAAAACAGCAGAAGTAATTAAACGAAATGGTGGAAAGATAACTAGAGAGCCTGGTCCCTTACCGGGTATCAACACAAAGATCACAGCTTGCCTCGATCCTGATGGATGGAAACTGGTATATATACATTTAGTTGTCCTTCAAATTCTTCATTCATTTTGAAAACCACATTATAATTTCCTTGAGACACATAAGAATTGATAATGTTGTACCTTAAAACACTAATGCGTTTACTTTGTAATAAATTGATGCAGGTTTTTGTTGATAACATCGACTTTCTGAAGGAATTGGAGTAATTTAAGGCGTTGGCAAAGGTTAGACTTGATTTTGTAGATACATATATATGACTCCAATAATGGCCATTTATGGATGTAAACCCAAAAATACAAGACAAAACTAATGTGTTGTTTAATggaatattctaatttttttttatctgggTTTATTTTTGGGCTGAACTATGGTGGTTggttatatattgtataatgaAACTCAATATATAATGAAATGTTGCTAGTCAGTTGGAAGAGCTAtgcattttattaaaacatgtAAACTTAATATCGATAGGGAAAGAATCGAGTTGCTTTCAAGTTGAGACAAAAAGACCATGAtaacatcaaaataatttgggatctccttcaattttatttttgcaaaatgatgtgatttgtttcaaaattttggttttttggttgtttttataaataggtagaaaaaaaagaagataaaatccATAAATCTCACCATATTTTTTCCTCCTGATTTTGATATATGGCTAGCTGACTATAAAATATGGATTCATGTTCTAAATTGTTACGTACccatattttaaactttttttctactttttacTCAGTTTATTTTAGGGTGGCTAGTATGATTATGATATATGGCCAACACTCTAAAATATCATGTTCTAAAGTTACTTAGcacattttaaacttttttttcttgtttttttatttgaatttatttttaggGTGACTAGTCCAGGTCATGACCCATAAAcattagcttttttttttttttttttttttttttttatggcagataagttttttttatcatcaatATCTTTTCATTCAACTAGTtacgttaaaataaataaaaaatattatttcttttgttcaaatgttaaaaaaaagtaaaatttttaattctaataaatcGAAAAATTCTCATTCCGTAGtcatattttttgaattgaaGCGAACACGTGTGACATTAATCCTTTAAGACAATtgtattcataattttttctttcgaaaactctttaattttttttttctatattgtCCACCACATAATGAGGAAAATTGGTTTTTAGTCGTTCCCAATGTTGTTACTATAACTCTATTCAATCTATTTGACAAATAAGTCGACGACATAGGTTGGTATATCtcattgaaaatgaaaaaggaTTTTGCAAAAAAAAACTACACGATCTTGACAAGGTcgcaataaaaaataatatgatcaaTGGATTTTTCACTCTTTAAACAAATATTGCATTTGTTAGTGAGATGAAATCTCTTCTTTTTCAGATTGTTGAATGTCAAGACTCTTTCATTGATAACTTCTCAaccaaaaaaacaatattttctatcgatttttttttacacCTCTTTCCAAGGAAATGGGATGATGTTCTTTAGAGGGATGCATGATAAATGTAGATAGTTTTGAAATCGGAAGAGTCAGTCAGATAAAATTTGTCGTCGGTCTCTAGGTCAATCGAAACATGGGTAAGAGCATCCATGAGGAGAGTCTGTCTCCCCTACTCTTCGATGGAAAACGTCAATTTAAATGAATTCTCCAAACAATTTGATTAGATGTGAGATAAAAATAATCTATCATTTTATACTCTTTTTTATTAGAGATCTCAAAAAAGTCTTAAAAAGAGTTTGACAATTTTCCGTTGGGGTGCCACGGATCATTCTAGAAATCAATTTTCTTACCATACTCATATTGAAATGAGAAGGGGGTGAAGTTTCTCACATGTTTTAGTGATTCGGCCCAAAGGCTTCTACCCAtaaacttttttcaaaaaagagATCTCAATTTGTTATCTCGAAGTTTGTACTTGGCGAtgattattttcttttagaGGGTTGCATTGTTGTTGAGAAATCTCTACCACCATTTACAGAGGAACGAAGTGTTGAAAATGGAGAAGTCCTTGATTCTGAGTCCGTCGTTAACAACGCCAAACTTCGTTGTGTTCCATCTCACCAAGTGAGTGATGATTTAAAAAAGTTGGAATTGTTCCaaaaaaatttctaataaaTGTGTCATTCTGATGATCACCATATAGGGATATGAAAGAGTGACATATCTActgtaaaaaaaatgatgtttgaAACTACTTTAATTCATGAATTGAATCAAATGAGTTAATATAGCTTAACCCCCACTTCAGTTTTAATTTGAGTGGTTCTAAATAGAGATGAGAACTGTATTTTAGTCGTTGTGTAGTGAAGTATATCTGTTCCCGAACTTGATTCGTCGAGTAGTTGATTCTCAACGGGTAAATAATAACCcgattaaataagaataaaattgtaGATGAtgaaactttttattaaaaaaaataataattttaaaattagtattatcaaaataaaaaaaatggaaacaTAGTTACCGTACAAACTTACCTATTTATCTTAGACAATTAGACAAGCAGAAGAAAATagttgagtttgagtttttcacatttttaccCAAAACTTTTTGCACGTTttcattttaaactttttttattctcaaCCTCGAACCTAATTAAGTACATTCTCTCATTCATATTCTTGAGTACCATCGGTACACATTGTCGTCCTTTGTTTTAATTAGGAATCGAATTTGCTTACTTAATATGttacacaaattattattactattttaaaaatatatatatatatatatatatatatatatatatatatataaatgtttctTAGAAAAGActcaaattttaagaaaattaccaactaaaaaactcatttttaaatttaaaatacactaaaaaaaaattatattaaacaataattcattttcaactcaaaaattattttcaaatttaaaaaatattttcaaaaataaatttacatcaactttttcaaaaatatatataaatttatcaattttttaaattaaaataaaataaattataaattaataatttatacacgtacaaaaataaaataaatataattaaattaacacaaattaaattaaagaatataaaaaaaaataatcaaaataaatattaataaataaatacaaattacaccatcaacaaaatcaaataatttgaaaatatgaaaaaaataaattaggtttaAACTTTCAAATATTTCCAATTACTTCCTTCCTATGCTCTCGATCCGTCTATcgataaaccctaaaccctacaATCTTTCTTCATCAGCTTCTCTCTAGATAGGGGCACGCATACGTGAGAAAGTCGATGTTATAATCCAATAGATGGGAATCGACGAGTTTCAGTAAGCTTGGATTAAAGAACCCCCTAAATTAGGAACGCCAACGGAGAAGAAGAGAAAACAGATATATTTATACCCAACAAGACAAAATGGGAATCGACAAGAAGCGGAAGAAGATAACCCAAGAGCTAGAAACTCAAGAACCGATAACTTCTGATCCAGCTGAAAATATCGCAACCAACGAAAATCTTAAGAACGGGAATGAAGGGCCAGATACCCTGCATccaaataagaagaagaagggtaaagtgaaagggaaagagaaagaaattgCTATCTATGGGAATTATCGACATTACTACGGCTATCGAGTATGCACCTGTTGTCTTTTCCTTGAGTGTAATgattgtcttcttcttctttttgctGATTTCATTTGGGTTTCATTGCTTATATAGATTGGTCAAGGTTTAGATGAAGACCCTAGGATAAAGGTTATGAAGAAGGAATGGTTTGAAGGAAAGGATTGTCTGGACATTGGATGCAATGCTGGTTCAATTACTATTTCCATTGGTTAGTAAAAAAGAAGACTGAATTTTCATTACTTGTTAGTTGTTATTTGTTATCTAATCCTTATCAACTTTGTGCAGCAAGAAAATTCGATTGTCGTA from Impatiens glandulifera chromosome 9, dImpGla2.1, whole genome shotgun sequence includes the following:
- the LOC124914228 gene encoding probable lactoylglutathione lyase, chloroplastic; the protein is MLRIIPMASFVRPSLSTSTLSSSSSAVPRLASHNDSRRKITFFHLATVSPQTQLSTLKSSKFSRGVEVTIAARATGNVAQETEEDTLDWIQQDKRRMLHVVYRVGDMDRTIKFYTECLGMKLLRKRDIPEERYTNAFLGYGPEDSHFVIELTYNYGVDKYDIGAGFGHFGIAVEDVTKTVDLIKAKGGKVTREPGPVKGGKTVIAFIEDPDGYKFELLERGPTPEPLCQVMLRVGDLQRSIEFYKKALGMELLRLRDNPEYKYTIAMLGYGPEDKSAVMELTYNYGVTEYDKGNAYAQIAIGTDDVYKTAEVIKRNGGKITREPGPLPGINTKITACLDPDGWKLVFVDNIDFLKELE